In a single window of the Photobacterium profundum SS9 genome:
- the nrdG gene encoding anaerobic ribonucleoside-triphosphate reductase-activating protein, whose protein sequence is MHYNNYYPVDVVNGPGTRCTLFVSGCEHQCRGCYNKSTWRLDNGHAFTQEMEDNIINDLNDTRIKRRGLSLSGGDPLHPANLASVLKLVMRVKTECVGKDIWLWSGYVLAELTEQQKQIVDLIDVLVDGKFEQDKRDPSLVWKGSENQVIHYFNEIE, encoded by the coding sequence ATGCACTACAACAATTACTATCCAGTTGATGTGGTTAATGGTCCAGGTACACGATGTACGTTATTCGTATCGGGATGTGAGCATCAATGTCGTGGGTGTTATAACAAAAGCACTTGGCGACTAGATAACGGGCATGCGTTTACTCAAGAAATGGAAGACAACATCATTAATGATTTAAATGATACGCGTATCAAGCGTCGTGGATTGTCATTATCTGGTGGAGACCCGCTTCATCCTGCTAATCTGGCTTCTGTATTAAAGCTTGTCATGAGAGTTAAAACGGAATGTGTAGGAAAAGATATTTGGCTGTGGTCTGGTTATGTTTTGGCTGAACTGACTGAGCAACAAAAGCAAATTGTTGACTTAATTGATGTGCTGGTCGATGGTAAGTTTGAGCAAGATAAGCGAGACCCATCCCTTGTGTGGAAGGGTAGCGAGAACCAAGTTATCCACTATTTTAATGAGATTGAATAA
- a CDS encoding DUF2960 domain-containing protein, translated as MARTILYTYKEEEKELTFSYQEYHSIQEAVAAAEGIDITAYLKMEQQIEAVTRDKKAVRDYRDNHFRKLGFGRITLAQKENRGVGKK; from the coding sequence ATGGCACGTACAATCCTTTATACTTATAAAGAAGAAGAAAAAGAGCTTACTTTTTCATACCAAGAATACCATTCAATTCAAGAAGCCGTTGCTGCTGCTGAAGGAATTGATATTACTGCATACTTAAAAATGGAACAGCAAATTGAAGCTGTGACTCGCGACAAAAAAGCAGTAAGAGACTACCGTGATAACCATTTCAGAAAGTTAGGTTTTGGTCGTATTACTCTAGCTCAAAAAGAAAACCGTGGTGTCGGTAAGAAATAA
- a CDS encoding ceramidase domain-containing protein, with translation MAKLSSYHKKVTGLIVIAAVLTLAAIIFSPIKQSGNFYNYADQRMFFSIPNFWNVISNLPFLYVGLKGLQLFRKRSVAIEPNIALQYPFFFFALMLAFFASSYYHLTPNDFTLMFDRIPITLAFIALYCIMLTEFVSRDAGRWLFFPMIVYGFLSVVYWYITTLQNGRGDMSAYVLIQVIPIIHIPIILYFFCSRFTHRQYYLYALIAYVLSKWAESNDDEIYALLGGMSGHSIKHVIAAMGAYFIYIGFRDRKRYSSKTSQRK, from the coding sequence AGAAAGTCACAGGGCTTATTGTTATTGCTGCTGTTCTTACTCTTGCCGCTATTATTTTCTCTCCTATCAAGCAAAGTGGCAACTTTTATAACTACGCCGATCAACGCATGTTTTTTTCGATTCCGAATTTTTGGAATGTCATCTCTAACCTCCCCTTTTTATATGTTGGGCTTAAAGGCTTACAACTATTTAGAAAAAGGTCGGTGGCCATTGAACCAAATATTGCGCTGCAATACCCCTTCTTTTTCTTCGCACTCATGCTCGCTTTCTTTGCATCAAGTTATTACCACTTAACCCCTAACGATTTCACCTTAATGTTCGACAGAATACCTATCACCCTCGCTTTTATCGCTCTCTATTGCATTATGTTAACGGAATTTGTATCGCGAGATGCTGGTCGTTGGTTATTTTTCCCCATGATTGTGTATGGCTTTTTATCTGTTGTTTATTGGTATATAACAACGTTACAAAATGGACGCGGGGATATGTCTGCTTATGTGTTAATTCAAGTCATTCCTATTATACACATCCCTATTATTCTTTATTTTTTTTGCTCTCGGTTTACTCACAGGCAGTACTATTTATACGCGCTCATTGCCTATGTACTATCAAAATGGGCAGAATCTAACGACGATGAAATATATGCATTGTTGGGGGGAATGAGTGGACACTCGATCAAACACGTTATTGCAGCAATGGGGGCTTACTTTATTTATATAGGATTCAGGGATCGAAAGAGATATAGCAGTAAAACATCTCAAAGAAAGTAA